In Sphaerodactylus townsendi isolate TG3544 linkage group LG13, MPM_Stown_v2.3, whole genome shotgun sequence, one DNA window encodes the following:
- the GPR50 gene encoding melatonin-related receptor isoform X2, translating to MGCIKRTVNEILQERYHCNLFVVSLSVADLVVAIYPYPLILSAIFHNDWTMGDIHCQISGFLMGLSVIGSIFNITAIAINRYCYICHSLWYDKLFNLKNTYCYLCLTWLLTLVAIVPNFFVGSLQYDRRIYSCTFTQTVNMSYTIAVVAIHFIIPLTIVTFCYLRIWILVIQVKHRVRQDCNQRLRSEDIRNFLTMFVVFVLFAVCWGPLNLIGLAVSINPSKIVPWIPEWLFVVSYFMAYFNSCLNAVIYGLLNQNFRNEYKRILMALRTPRLLFVDWSKGGTEGAKSKPSLAVTNNNNNQAEIDL from the coding sequence GCAATCTCTTTGTTGTCAGCTTATCTGTGGCAGACCTCGTGGTGGCAATATACCCCTACCCTCTCATCTTAAGTGCCATCTTCCATAATGACTGGACAATGGGTGACATTCACTGCCAGATCAGTGGCTTCCTTATGGGGCTGAGCGTGATTGGTTCCATTTTCAACATCACGGCCATAGCAATCAACAGGTACTGTTACATTTGCCACAGCCTCTGGTATGACAAACTGTTTAATCTGAAAAACACCTACTGCTACCTTTGCCTGACATGGCTGCTCACCTTGGTGGCGATTGTGCCGAACTTCTTTGTGGGCTCCCTGCAGTACGATCGTCGGATTTATTCCTGCACATTTACTCAGACTGTCAACATGTCGTACACTATTGCTGTGGTAGCCATTCACTTTATTATCCCTCTAACCATCGTCACTTTTTGCTACCTCCGAATTTGGATTTTGGTGATCCAAGTCAAGCACCGGGTCCGGCAGGACTGCAATCAGAGGCTAAGATCAGAGGACATCCGGAACTTCTTGACCATGTTCGTGGTGTTTGTCCTCTTTGCAGTTTGCTGGGGGCCACTGAACCTCATCGGCCTGGCTGTCTCTATTAATCCTTCTAAAATAGTACCATGGATCCCAGAGTGGCTTTTTGTGGTGAGCTACTTTATGGCTTACTTTAACAGCTGCCTCAATGCCGTGATATACGGCCTCCTCAACCAGAACTTCCGGAATGAGTACAAAAGGATCCTGATGGCTCTGCGGACTCCCCGTCTGTTGTTTGTGGATTGGTCAAAAGGTGGGACGGAGGGAGCGAAAAGCAAACCATCTCTCGCCGtgacaaacaacaacaataatcaggCTGAAATCGACTTGTGA